Within Oreochromis aureus strain Israel breed Guangdong linkage group 19, ZZ_aureus, whole genome shotgun sequence, the genomic segment CTCGTTAATAACTCGGCCTGTTGTTGACGTTTACTATGAGATAAAAGTAAACATTGTATTCCTTAGCTGTCGTAAAGCTAGCTTGCTAATAGCCACAATGTTAGACACGCCAGTAGGCAGATTCAGATTAGCAGTTAGCACTGAAGCTAAGACTGGGTTAGACTTTAAAGTTGTACTTTCTGGCTTAATTTAATTGTTCAGGTCAAAAAGGAGCTGACCGAAATCCTTAGGTTCTCAGCCAGGTGTTGTTAACATTATCTCCAGCTGCCACTTGTTAAATTGGATTACACTTAGCTAAACTGTTGCAGTTTTGTGGAGCAGTGCAGTAGCATTAAATGTTTGAAATGTCTTGTCCTCTCGTCTCCTTTTATGTATTAGCGTAAGATTAACAATAGttaaaataagtaataataatctTATTATTACGATGAGGATTAACGGTTTGATAAAATATTATTAGTAAGGCTGTCTGAATCATCTATCGAGGCCAATTCTCCAGTCggtacttttaaataaaataatctggATCCACACCGAATTTAAACTAATTCTTCCTCCACCCATGCTTCACCTTTTTCACCAATTTTCATGAAATTCGGCGGTGTAGTTTTTACATAATCTTGCTGACCATGCTTAAACTACTCTGCATGACTGTTGCATGATTTCACATCATCTTTCTCCTCCTGTTGTCCAGTTTCTCACAGAGCTGACACGGCTCTTCCAGAAATGCAGAACATCAGGCAGTGTTGTCATCACATTAAAGAAGTGTAAGTGGGTTTTCCTAAAAGCGACAACCAAGCTGTGaatttccattttttaaaatgtatttatttatatttaagcaGTTTTAGTAAGAGTCTTTCATTCTTCCAGATGATGGGAGAACCAAACCGGTGCCCAGAAAGGGCCACGCGGAGTCTTTTGAACCTGCAGACAACAAATGTCTCCTCAGAGCAACTGACGGCAAGAAAAAAATTAGCACAGTGGTGAGCTAACGTTGCTTTAAGATTTTAATTTTGTGATGCTTTGCTGTCCCCACCCCACAGCTGGTTAATCCTGATTTTTCACTTATAATTTCAGGTCAGCACCAAAGAAGTTATCAAATTTCAGATGGTAGGTTGAGCAAGTTTTCATCTAAAGTCTTTTTTGACCTTCATATAAGACTGAAACTATTGTGTTTTTCTTAAAGTTTTGCCTCTTTGATAAATCCACCGTTTGTACTTCTTTCATTTTCAGGCGTACTCTAACCTCCTCAGAGCTCATATGGATGGACTTAAgaagaaagacaagaaaagcaaaagcaagAAAACCAAAGCCACTCAATGAGCAAGAGACTCTAAGACAACCTTGGGTACCTAAACTGGTTCGCACTATCTGAGGGGAGTGGGAGAGGGCTCCATGTGATCTGCAGCCCCCAATCTGCTTTCCTCCCATTCATTCGAGGCCTCAGATTCACAGACTGCTTTGATATTATGCCATTGTTTGCATGATAACATCTCATCCCTGACTGTCCAGTGCCATTTGGAACAGAAAACTGAGGATTTCTCATTCATCATCTCCACTATTTCTGCTTCGGGACCAGATTTTCAAAAGTTCTGCTGCCTCTGGAGCCCGATGATTAACAGCCCTTCACTCTATTTAATTATTAGAGAGCATATTTATGTTATGttaccagctaaaaataaaagttgtgctAGCTCATTCTAATTCAGCTGGTTGTAgatgtttcattttttcttttttcatgaaaTTGGATTTAAATGTCAGTCTGAGTTTTCACGTTGAACCAAATGGTTTTTTTTCTGGTGGGGTCAAATGTCATgtactgtatattttttttattatgtcttTAGAGGCACAATTAATATTATAGTCATTGTTTTTACATACCGATACCAAGCTGTTAAACTGGCTGTCTTAAATACTTTAACACCAATATGTATATTACAGTTTCAGCTAATGTCTGAATGATGTCATGATTTGGTTAAATAGTGCAAaaaatgttgaaagctgcagatttACTGAAAGCATGTTTGAGTTATAAATACAGAGAGGAGTATTGGCTGTAATTCAGatgccattttttttgtttatcacAATCACAAAGCATGTTTGACTGCAGCCAGAAAACGTTTCCACCCATTTGTGTTTGTCCCGTCGTGATACCAGAGTCCTGCTCTCATTCAAGAGGACTGCAGCAGAATTTAAATTCAAAAATAAAGTGCTTTCTAAACAGTCACAGCTCGTTTTTGTCTGTTAAAATACTAAAGGACCAAACGTGAGCAAGATAGGAAACATTACGGTTAATACGCTATTTACAAACACGCATTTTTGTGCTGTACTGGCAATAACAGTCTGTGTGGCGGTTAAAAGAAGTGCCGTCTCATAGCGCGGTGTTTCTCTTGTCCGGTCTTTCCTTCGGGGATAGCGCGAGCTGGCGCTGCCGGGCGCTCTCTTCCTGGTATCCCTGGTTCATGAGGCTGGTCACAAACTGGAACATGGTCTGGATCAGAAACAATAAGCATTACACACATGCTGGCCATTAAAGTGTCAAGCTTTTGTcatcagcttttagcagttccctCCTGTGTGTAATTTAATACACGCTTTTCACAAAGTTATTGCACTGTGCAAAAGCCTTGAGGCAATGCTCTttgagaatcaccttgttggtgaaaacattattttatgtctttaaacttgtgttatctttggcattttttttagttttgttttgccaaTTCAGACAAAGACATGGGAACAAatggtttgttttatttgacatGCTTCTAGTGACAAAGGGCCTAAAGATACGATTTAAAATGAGTTCATTGCTAAATTacctgttatgtgtagacataaCACTCCCCAAATCCCTCGATTTAGGCGTCTTTTttgtgcttgaatgattcataggttaGTATTTAGCGGcttaagaaacacacacagaaaaaaaacattcctctgaaaatgttaAGGTAGGACTTGACTGAAGTTTTGCAAATCTATTATCAGATTATGAACTGCATTAGCCACTAGAGAGCAGAAGAGGCTCAAAATGGAAAAGGATGCACAGTTTTTATGTGGATATTATACTTTAGATCTAAGCATTTGGATTTTTCTTTACAGCTGTTAAAACGTTTCTATCTGAGCAGCGTCAGCAAtctttcatttaaaagaaaaagccgTCTCAGAGTGATCAAACTCGTGACAGAAACACCTTCCACTTGCTCAGCACCCTCTTGCATGGTTCAGTGAGATGTAGATTTACCATCAGTCAAACTTGTGTTGCATTAGTCTCCATCTTGACATGTTATGCGGAGCATTAAAGAAGGGAGTCAAGCAGGAACCAGCGTTGCTGCTGTGATGGTCGCACCCATCACATCTATTCCACGAGGTTATTTAACCAGAACgggaggtggagagactcaCAGGTCACAGGCTCCTTACCTTCCACGCCTCCTCCAGCTCGGCCGTCCACCTCTCCTTCAGGATGGGCTGCACGGCGCAGATGAATTCTGCTCCAACAtactgggaaaaaaataaataataataaaaataataatgtgagATGCTAATGTGCTCGTGGATTGTTATGTGCTATTTGCAAGAGCGGGCGGGTAAAGCATTTTTTGCAGATTGGGGATGTGCGTCAGCTAATTCGGCTGCTGTGACTTTAGGGGTCTCGTTATATAATGGCTAATAAAGCGCTACACCATCagcacaaattaaaaaatatgtgtACACCTCTCCAAACAAAGCAgcatcacacacaaacagacagcagCTCAAAGCTGTTGGGGATCATCGGGGGCCTTACGCTGTAGTACTTAGGCGGGGCGTTGTAATGATAATGGCTTTTCCCCAGCTCCAGAGCCAGAGCCTCCAGTCTGTCCAGCTGGTCCAGTCTAGCCACACTTTTTTCAATAAAAGACATCACCCTGCAACAGATTGAAAAACACACTCAGCTTTATCGATCCACCATTCAGTCGTGAATTAGCAGGGAGCGACTATCAGGTGATGCGCATCCACTATAGATGACACTCGTCTGTGCTGAAAGGCTGCAGACTCTCATGCCAATGAGAATAAATAAGACCGATGTGCATCTATCAGCTCCTCTCAGCTGAAAGCCAACCAGCTCCTCTCACAATACTTTATCCCTCCCCGAAGACAAATATTTCTCTACACAAAAGAACACAGTATCAATTTTCTTTGTTGtcgtttgtttgtgtgtgtgtgtctgtctgtttgcCATCGCTGTAGAGTATTATGTGTGTGACAGCTACAAAGATGGAACAAAGGATGAGAGCTGATTTAGCTCTCTCCTATTTCTGTCTCACAGCCCAACGTGGACATTGGTGCCGATCCCCAACAAGTGCGCCTGAAGAGCCATTTGGCTGTAGCGGTGAATTTAAGAGCAGCTGGTTCAGGCTGGAATTTCGCCTGCGCCGTGGCTGCAGCAGCCCCACGCTACCCTCTGCACCTTCAGGTCCTCAGGCAGTAATTGGCTGCTTTGGCCTCATGTGtagaaaaacacagagaggcACGATGCACGCTGGGAAACAACGACAAGTGCCAGTGATGGATGTTATGAGCTCTTTCTGCTTTGGACTGGAAAGCACCGAGCGACACTCTGATTATATGATCACCTGAGGTTTATTTTTATGGTGTGTGATATGTACGACATGGTCTAATCATCTGTTCTTGTTAGTaaggaaaaataaagttatTCTAGAGCATAAATCTTGTGATGAAGTTCTTTTGTAATCTAAAAAGGATCGTTGCCACATGAATGTACCTCATGTGGGTGATGTGTTTCTTTTACTTCCAGAAACCTGGACATTTGTTTGAGTTTgtcccacccacacacacacacacacacacacacacacacacacacacacacaccgcccTAAATACCCATTAGAGCACAGGGTGCTTGGACCCTAGTGGATACTTCCTCTTGGGGGTATCTGGAAGATCTTTGGAgaggctttgtttttttaatatatgaaaAACAGGAATGATTTGTTTTTAGGAGGTAGGCACAATAAAGTTATGAAATAGGCCCATTTGTTGCTACACATGGATTGAACAATATTAAGAGAAGGATGCACATGTCATTGATGTTTTATCACTTGATTTATGATCAGTCgtgtggttgtttttttgcaaCTGGAAACTTTTACTGCATGAATGAATCATTTCCTATTCAGttgatttctatttttttccactcggTGTGTTTTATATAACATAAGTGTCATCTATTGTGGGATTTCCCACATACCGTTACCAGTCTGCTGTATCCCACTGTTATATTTGAAAATGCTCACCTAGAACACAAGTTCAGCTACATTACCTAAAGTGTTATTTCTGCAGATTGTATTTTCAAGAGTGCTTTCAAATTTATGTAAAGTGCTTCGTAAAAGATCTCCATGGTGTAGCTGCTCAATaatagttttatatatatatatatgtatatgtgtgtgtgcgtgtgtactttaaaaaaaataggtcAAAAGGGATCCCTGTCAATAGTTATCAGACACTGGGAACAATGAAAGAGTGAAATAATAAAACCTGTTGCTTCAGGTTGAGTGTGTCATCTGTTGGCAGAAGACGGCTAAAGCCAACAATGCTTCTAAGAAGGCTAAAAAAGCACATGGACAACAACCAGAAACTTGAGCTACTTCAGATTAGAAGAAGCAACATGAACCTTTGTTTGTGTGAAAATGTTTAGGTGGAGTAGCTATAGTGGAGTAAACTGCAGATCTATGCTAGGTCGAGATGCTACAAACGGGCTATCAAAAATGAGATATCTGTGATTGTGAACTGgtactataaaaataaaaccaaaatttacatatatatatttatatagtaccAGTAAATCTGAGTTTATGTGAAAGATATTGTCTTCCCCTTTGGTGTGTATGCTGTttaatttgctgttttttcagtgttgttCGAGGTGCTGATGTAGGGACGTGCTGGGATGTAGAGTCCGTGACTGACCGCAGGCCGTGCGCCCTGAGTTCTCGGCTGGTCCGCAGCCTCTCCAGGTCCTCCACATCTCGGAAGAGGAAAAAGACGTCCTTGCATTCAGGATGGGTCTCAAACAACCTGTTTGCCATGACAACAAGTACAAGCAGCCATCCGTGAGCCTCTCAGAGCCACTCATGTAACAGCCTGTCACATTCATTCCCACACCAAAACAAACCTCTCCCCCGGAGTTAGGATGATATAAACCCCAGAGTTTTAACATGGACAGTCACACATTTATTATCCTGTTTTTGCCGTGCTGATTTCAGCTCATCAGCGACGCAATTAGAGGATTTTCTCTCACCCTTGAGTCATTCTCTACACCAGACACTTTGAATAGAGATCTGATTGTGCCTTTTGGATCTTACTCTAGTGCTGCTTATAGTCAGTGCCTTCCGGTTTTCACAGCCAACATTTGCAATCAGAAACAGGCCACGGGGGTCATGACTTTGTTAGCCCGTCAGGCCCTACATTCATTTCCACCCGTGGCTCTGGGCGAGCCGCCCTCTCAGATTCAGAGTCTCAATTAAATGAGCCACTGCTCCTTGCTTGCGTCTTCTGACTTAAACTCTCAGCCAGTTTCTCTAACCAGATATGTTTAAGCATGttaccaaccaatcagagatccTTTCAGTCTCCAGCTGAGGTAGCTGTGATTAGTCATGCTACCAGAATACACAGCTGCCTCCCATGGATGTGAGTGCTGCTGTGCTCACACTGAGATCTAAGGCTTATGGTAATTCTGTGTTTTCATCATCGTGGAAGAAAAGGATTGTGACAGGCATCCGAAATGTTGTCAGACAATCAGGGGAGGAAAATATAAGCTAAAAAAAAGGGTGACTGAGAGAAGCTGTTGATTTTAATTCACATAAAACTTAACGAGATCGGATAGGCATCACATTTCCACCGATATGAAACATCAGGTAATATCAGATATTCatcaaagaaaaactgtttattgtgtttattgtgGCTGATTCCAGTGCAAACTTACAAAATGTGGGTTAAGGTAAAGTTTGATGTGCCCTGTTCTGAAGAAGACACTATTCAGAGCGTGTTAAAGCTCTGCATTACCAGAAGTAATTATGAGCTGATTATATTATCAGAGAAACAACAATAATTCTTAATTATTAGCTAACAACACAAATAGCACTGCTTACTGTGAAAATTTGTTACCTGTAGTGCTACGCAGACAACTTGGACACGTACGGTGCTGATTTCTAACTCTGAGTTAAGGATTAATGGGAAATAATAATATGTAAAATGATGGTGGGTGTGGcggttttgctgttttgcttttattccCCGTGGCCCTTTGAAAGAAAGCAGTCCTGTATTTTTAAacctgagattaaaaaaaaaatagggcaCATGTACAACCTTGGAAGATAAAGAGATGGCTAGAGGTGCTGGGAGAGGTGTCAGAGACTCTAATGAATGCTGCAAAAAATACCCATAGCTCTCTAGCCTTTACACAAGCTCACCAAAATGCCCAGAGGTCTGAGGAAGCATGCGTAGCAGCATGTTTGTATGAGCTTTTAAGTACTGTTAAAGCACATCTTACTATCatgtctccctgtttcttcctcCAGTTTCTCTTTAGTCTTTATCATTTAACTGAATGCGTAGAGCTTACAAGTTAAGCAACATGTGGGTATGCCATGCGCTTTATTACCTACAGCATCACACATGAGAAACGTGCATGTAATTGTATCTTTTTCATTCAATTCAGCTGCACAAAGTTGAAGAAACAATGCTATGTTTGCAGTGttactgtttttgtgttgtttttttcaatagcAAAGTTCATCCGTGACGAGAGAGCTGGGACACTTTCCTTCTCGCTACTCATACTGAGATGCTCGCCAGCTTCactgatgaaataaaaaaaaagggtgaAAGTGAAGCTCTTATTTCACGACTGTCAGCACACCGGCGACACATAGACAGCTTGTTATTTTCTTCCATTGTTAATCTCTTGTGGACATGGAGTGTGCATGCAAGCATGCATAACATATGCAGACAACGTAGCACTCTGAATGGCTCAAGTGGAATTTTAATTGGCATTGCACAGAGGTTGCATTCATTTCTGTGTCGTTCACAGATATGCTACTCCACCTTTGGTGCACCTTACTTTGGGTAAATTTCACAGATGAAAATTCCCTTGCTGAGGAGTAAGATGAAAACACCATTGACAAACAGGCGATTCCCATTTGTTGTTTCATTGTAACCATTGCTGTTCAATCAGGAGTTGCAGGCAATGGTGACATTTGTACCCTGGGGTGTCCCTGACCCACGAGAGGCCCATGCATTTTCAGGCCAACACCTAAAGTCAATCCCTTTAACTCACTCCAGGCATCTTTCACTGGGCTTCTGGCCACAAATAGTCTCTCTTCACTCTAAAGACTGACAGTCTACATCACCATATCCTCTCATTTGTCTCATTTCCCTGCCAAGTGCCAAAGGGCTAAAGATGTTTTCCCGGAGGCTAGTTATCATCCTAATTGCTAAAATGAATTTGCCTGATGGCTAATGCCTTTAATTGTATAGTACTATGGGAGACCCGGActgatattattattgttactatCACGTGATGACATTAGGATGTGATTTGGAGTGATATGAAGGGAGGTGCGCAGGGGTGAGGTGGGGGGATCTGTTCCAAGCTTCCGGGGGGCGCGGAGAGGGGGGAGGGAGTGATGGAGGTAGAATTCAGGCATGTCATCATCACAGTAGCTCACCAAGATACTTTACAGACCTCTTCCTCTGCAGCCTGCAGGTCACAGCGTTTCATTAAGCTCTGATTGGATGATCAGACTGAAATTAATAGGCAttatttttacttcttttttcttcttcttctgcgtAACAAGCAACAACAAAGCGATGCAACccattaatacaatacaatacagtaCAATACAGTATCTTAAAGGACTCAGTGTGACTTGATAAAACTAAAGAATTTATAACACCCCGCCCCCCATCCTTACATGTCGCTTCACTAAATTAGTATTTTATTCGATTCTGAATTGCCTGAAATTCGACAAACATCAGAAAAGTCCTACCTGACGAACATAATAATCCCAACTTTGGCTATATCGTCCCGGATAACTTTCCACGAGTCTTTAATCATCTGAATCTGGTCCTCGTTGGGATACgcggcggcagcagcagcatcctCTGAAGTCTTCTCTGCAAACTCTGATTTTGCTGCGAGACCTGATATTGCGCAGCCCATTCTTCAcatgaaagaaggaaagaagattatttatttattctattttggGGCAATGCCAATccaggaagatttttttttttaaaaaaaaggaaaaacgacAGTTAGATACTTCGGTGCCAGAGGAAATGTGCTGGTGGTGGCATCTGGTTTCAGTGCGCGTCTGGAACTCCGCTCCTCCGCGTCAAGTCAGTGACCAGGATGCGAGCTGTGGTTggctcaaaataaataaataaaaaaccctCGGTGATGCGCAAATATGACAAAGGTTTGGTGCCTTTATGGAGAGGGTTTCTCTTGTGGATTTCCGGTGTAACTCGATGTGTTCATGTCCGACTTgatggaactttttttttttaagcgagGCGGCGCTCGGcatgactttaaaaataaaaaaaaactagccAACACAAATGAACAGACTTATGAGAGCACATTAGCAACTATAGTTGCTACTGGCAGCTCCACCCGGATCTTATTCTaacacagaggttcccaaagtgtggggcccgccccctaggagGGGCGCAGaaccattgcagggggggcggtatgaaaagaaaaaaaaaaagaaaaagaaggcttGCACACTGCTAGCATAACGGACAGgttttttgacggggctcccacacaaacgcaaagcaggagatgaagcatggCCAAATaggtttccaaaccaacttccttccaagccaaagactagaaaatatggtgaagcatatcttccctttggcttcacctgcacaagtgccaaggtaggtctcccctgcaaaattagttttccctgcgtgGGAGCAGCGCTGTGCTCTCCAactcacggacaaacaggatcccacattcttgatttttagttcacaaacacttcttgtaatgactaactactcctgacattttggacatgttagctctttatgcagtaaagttacagtgggatacaaataatatcaggctgatccttccgtaatttgttcccccggttcaaatcacggacaaacagtatcccacagctgtttatgtgtttaaacccattttgcacagagagacattttttgaaaaatgtattgacagcaatgttgaatattattaaacaggaaaaaaaacaactacacgtaaaataattacaccgtgacgccgcTGCCTTTCTATAGGGAgagacagtaactgcgtgtgtgtatgtaagcgtgtaaaacctgcagatagtcagattaacagtattttgtctctatctgccattctgcaattcatctcatgtaaacaataacgtggcgcacagcgtgacgtgaaaaaaggcacatacctttgacgttgcgtgatgaactctgtaatcctcgtccacacgtaaacgcaaaaaaggagttttaaataatctccgttttcggtgaatcgcaacaccgtttacgtgttgacgaaaagcccaaacgcatagaaacagctgagttttcaaaaatacccgtgtaggtgtggacgcagcgtaaaagagttagtagtgtattttattactacctataatttattgccgtttacttgtatttgcttaatcatttactaaatgtttgaggtgtgaaatgaaccgcaatggagcaaaatatgggtgtgtgtgtttggaggatgtgttgggggggcgcgaacattgttcttgtaaaacaaaggggggcctggcaaaaaaaagtttgggaaccactgctctaaCATATTTACAGTAACTATGACTGCCTCGTTGTTTGGGTGTCACACCGAGCTCAGTGCTCTACACGGAAAAGTAACGGGAAATGAGCCATTTGCTTTTCTAATTGAGGCCCTTTGCATACTCTCCTTACAGGAGTGGGCCTCCCATTTGATGATgatggtactttttttttttttttttttagagatatTTAAAAGCAGTTCTCATATATTGAGGAAAAGctaagaaaaaaacccacttaaACTTTGTCGTAGAGCTCCTCCTTTATGGCACTGGTATCATCTGCTTAGAACTGTTGCTCTCTTCATTTTTGAAAGAGCATTTTCTTACACCACACAACAATAAATCCTCTCAACTCGCCTTTAAATgaatttatttgatgtaaatAGAAGGCTGTCTTTGAAGCCAAGTCAACCACGGTATGAATGGATCTGCAGTAACGCACATTTACCAATAACTGACAAggacatttctgtttttattcaaaatatGGGAAACTGCGAGTATGAaacagtgcattttctgaaatgGAAAAGTAAAACGAGGTTGCTCTAAGCTGAGTATTTACAAGAGGCCAATATTTCCCAAATATACAGTTTTATAAATAATGTTTAAGAAAATATACAACTTGCTGAGAAGGCTAAAGCTCCAGTGATGTTTAACACGTTTTAGAAGCAGCTACAGTAAATGACAAAGCAAACGACTGCTAGGATCACTtgctaaaaacaaaattaaaaaacaaaaatggcaaacatcTTTGGTATGTGGACACAGGCTGTGCTAATAGCAGAGCTGAC encodes:
- the xgb gene encoding x globin isoform X1, which produces MGCAISGLAAKSEFAEKTSEDAAAAAAYPNEDQIQMIKDSWKVIRDDIAKVGIIMFVRLFETHPECKDVFFLFRDVEDLERLRTSRELRAHGLRVMSFIEKSVARLDQLDRLEALALELGKSHYHYNAPPKYYSYVGAEFICAVQPILKERWTAELEEAWKTMFQFVTSLMNQGYQEESARQRQLALSPKERPDKRNTAL
- the srp14 gene encoding signal recognition particle 14 kDa protein; the protein is MVLLENDSFLTELTRLFQKCRTSGSVVITLKKYDGRTKPVPRKGHAESFEPADNKCLLRATDGKKKISTVVSTKEVIKFQMAYSNLLRAHMDGLKKKDKKSKSKKTKATQ
- the xgb gene encoding x globin isoform X2; the encoded protein is MGCAISGLAAKSEFAEKTSEDAAAAAAYPNEDQIQMIKDSWKVIRDDIAKVGIIMFVRVMSFIEKSVARLDQLDRLEALALELGKSHYHYNAPPKYYSYVGAEFICAVQPILKERWTAELEEAWKTMFQFVTSLMNQGYQEESARQRQLALSPKERPDKRNTAL